The Desmonostoc muscorum LEGE 12446 genome includes a region encoding these proteins:
- a CDS encoding AAA-like domain-containing protein, which translates to MNIDQVLQVLLVNQKKPLTPLQELVLRSCWEGKTYRYMADEAHYGAQSIREIASQLWHVLSEIFGEPISKANFRHTLEVRPLTKAQQQLIEKHTSNTPPTLEFPSGPVMLSSRFYIPRSPIEELAYREITEPGCVIRIKGSSQMGKSSLMLRIIDYAASVGYRSVNLDFQQADSAIFANLDKFLRWFCANISSKLELQSRLDDYWDEEIGSKVSCTNYFQRYLLENLTFPLVLALNEVNRVFEYPAIAQEFLPLLRSWHEQAKQTEIWQKLRLLVAYSTEIYVPLKLNQSPFNIGLPLKLPPLTMEQVQDLAQRHGLDWRDGKRAKQLMSMIGGHPYLVRLALYHVSQGNVTLNQLLQQAATESGIYNDHLRRLLTALQEQPELGAAVKKLIAAQECIKLEYILAYKLESIGLIKLAGDRANFSCELYRLYCESANFGAE; encoded by the coding sequence ATGAACATCGATCAAGTGTTACAAGTTCTATTAGTCAACCAAAAAAAACCTTTGACACCGCTGCAAGAATTAGTGTTGCGCTCGTGCTGGGAGGGAAAAACTTACAGGTACATGGCAGATGAAGCCCACTATGGGGCACAAAGTATCAGAGAAATTGCTTCCCAGTTGTGGCATGTACTTAGTGAAATTTTTGGAGAACCGATTAGCAAAGCCAACTTCCGTCACACCCTAGAGGTACGCCCCCTCACCAAAGCACAACAGCAACTAATCGAGAAACACACCAGCAATACCCCTCCTACCTTAGAATTCCCCAGTGGCCCAGTAATGCTATCCTCCCGCTTTTATATCCCTCGTTCCCCAATTGAGGAACTCGCTTATAGAGAAATTACTGAGCCAGGATGTGTTATTCGCATCAAAGGTTCTAGCCAAATGGGGAAAAGCTCGCTCATGCTACGAATTATTGATTACGCTGCATCTGTTGGTTACCGCAGTGTGAATTTAGACTTTCAGCAAGCAGACTCAGCAATATTTGCCAACCTCGATAAATTTTTACGCTGGTTTTGTGCAAATATCAGTAGTAAGTTAGAGCTACAATCCAGGCTTGATGATTATTGGGACGAAGAAATCGGCAGCAAAGTTAGCTGCACGAACTATTTTCAGAGATATTTGCTAGAAAATCTTACTTTTCCACTTGTTTTGGCGTTGAACGAAGTAAATCGGGTGTTTGAGTATCCGGCAATTGCTCAAGAATTTTTGCCCTTGTTGCGTTCTTGGCACGAGCAAGCCAAACAAACAGAAATTTGGCAAAAACTCCGGCTGCTTGTAGCTTATTCAACAGAAATTTATGTTCCTTTAAAGCTCAACCAATCGCCGTTTAATATCGGCTTACCGCTAAAGCTACCCCCATTGACAATGGAACAGGTGCAGGATTTAGCACAACGTCATGGGCTAGATTGGAGAGATGGTAAACGAGCAAAGCAACTGATGTCAATGATAGGGGGACATCCCTATTTAGTGCGTCTAGCTTTGTATCACGTTTCTCAGGGAAACGTGACCTTAAACCAGCTATTGCAACAAGCAGCCACTGAATCAGGAATTTATAACGACCACTTACGACGGCTGTTAACAGCACTTCAAGAGCAGCCAGAATTGGGTGCTGCGGTTAAAAAGTTAATTGCTGCACAAGAGTGTATAAAATTGGAATATATACTTGCTTATAAATTAGAAAGTATTGGGCTAATAAAACTGGCGGGCGATCGCGCCAACTTTTCCTGTGAACTGTATCGTTTATACTGTGAATCAGCAAACTTCGGTGCAGAATAA